One genomic window of Streptococcus mitis includes the following:
- a CDS encoding 50S ribosomal protein L23, giving the protein MNLYDVIKKPVITESSMAQLEAGKYVFEVDTRAHKLLIKQAVEAAFEGVKVANVNTINVKPKAKRVGRYTGFTNKTKKAIITLTADSKAIELFAAEAE; this is encoded by the coding sequence ATGAATTTGTATGATGTTATCAAAAAACCTGTAATCACTGAAAGCTCAATGGCTCAACTTGAAGCAGGCAAATATGTATTTGAAGTTGACACTCGTGCACACAAACTTTTGATCAAGCAAGCTGTTGAAGCTGCTTTCGAAGGTGTTAAAGTTGCTAATGTTAACACAATCAACGTAAAACCAAAAGCTAAACGTGTTGGACGTTACACTGGTTTTACTAACAAAACTAAAAAAGCTATCATCACACTTACAGCTGATTCTAAAGCAATCGAGTTGTTTGCTGCTGAAGCTGAATAA
- the rplN gene encoding 50S ribosomal protein L14, giving the protein MIQTETRLKVADNSGAREILTIKVLGGSGRKFANIGDVIVASVKQATPGGAVKKGDVVKAVIVRTKSGARRADGSYIKFDENAAVIIREDKTPRGTRIFGPVARELREGGFMKIVSLAPEVL; this is encoded by the coding sequence ATGATTCAAACAGAAACTCGTTTGAAAGTCGCAGACAACAGCGGTGCTCGCGAAATCTTGACTATCAAAGTTCTTGGTGGTTCAGGACGTAAATTTGCAAACATCGGTGATGTTATCGTGGCATCTGTAAAACAAGCTACTCCTGGTGGTGCGGTTAAAAAAGGTGACGTTGTTAAAGCAGTTATCGTTCGTACTAAATCAGGTGCTCGTCGTGCTGATGGTTCATACATCAAATTTGACGAAAACGCAGCAGTTATCATCCGTGAAGACAAAACTCCTCGCGGAACACGTATCTTTGGCCCAGTTGCACGTGAATTGCGTGAAGGTGGCTTCATGAAGATCGTGTCACTTGCTCCAGAAGTACTTTAA
- the rplR gene encoding 50S ribosomal protein L18 yields the protein MISKPDKNKLRQKRHRRVRGKLSGTADRPRLNVFRSNTGIYAQVIDDVAGVTLASASTLDKEVSKGTKTEQAVAVGKLVAERANAKGISEVVFDRGGYLYHGRVKALADAARENGLKF from the coding sequence GTGATTTCAAAACCAGATAAAAACAAACTCCGCCAAAAACGCCACCGTCGCGTTCGCGGAAAACTCTCTGGAACTGCTGATCGCCCACGTTTGAACGTATTCCGTTCTAATACAGGCATCTACGCTCAAGTGATTGATGACGTAGCGGGTGTAACGCTCGCAAGTGCTTCAACTCTTGACAAAGAAGTTTCAAAAGGAACTAAAACTGAACAAGCCGTTGCTGTCGGTAAACTCGTTGCAGAACGTGCAAACGCTAAAGGTATTTCAGAAGTGGTGTTCGACCGCGGTGGATATCTATATCACGGACGTGTGAAAGCATTGGCTGATGCAGCTCGTGAAAACGGATTGAAATTCTAA
- the rpsH gene encoding 30S ribosomal protein S8, producing the protein MVMTDPIADFLTRIRNANQAKHEVLEVPASNIKKGIAEILKREGFVKNVEIIEDDKQGIIRVFLKYGPNGEKVITNLKRVSKPGLRVYKKREDLPKVLNGLGIAILSTSEGLLTDKEARQKNVGGEVIAYVW; encoded by the coding sequence ATGGTTATGACTGACCCAATCGCAGACTTCCTAACTCGTATTCGTAACGCTAACCAAGCGAAACACGAAGTACTTGAAGTACCTGCATCAAACATCAAAAAAGGGATTGCTGAAATCCTTAAACGCGAAGGTTTTGTAAAAAACGTTGAAATCATCGAAGATGACAAACAAGGCATCATCCGTGTATTCCTTAAATACGGACCAAACGGTGAAAAAGTTATCACTAACTTGAAACGTGTTTCTAAACCAGGACTTCGTGTCTACAAAAAACGTGAAGACCTTCCAAAAGTTCTTAACGGACTTGGAATTGCTATCCTTTCAACTTCTGAAGGTTTGCTTACTGATAAAGAAGCACGCCAAAAGAATGTTGGTGGGGAAGTTATCGCTTACGTTTGGTAA
- the infA gene encoding translation initiation factor IF-1, translated as MAKDDVIEVEGKVVDTMPNAMFTVELENGHQILATVSGKIRKNYIRILAGDRVTVEMSPYDLTRGRITYRFK; from the coding sequence GTGGCAAAAGACGATGTGATTGAAGTTGAAGGCAAAGTAGTTGATACAATGCCAAATGCAATGTTTACGGTTGAACTTGAAAATGGACATCAGATTTTAGCAACAGTTTCTGGTAAAATTCGTAAAAACTATATTCGTATTTTAGCGGGAGATCGTGTTACTGTCGAAATGAGTCCATATGACTTGACACGTGGACGTATCACTTACCGCTTTAAATAA
- the rplO gene encoding 50S ribosomal protein L15, with product MKLHELKPAEGSRKVRNRVGRGTSSGNGKTSGRGQKGQKARSGGGVRLGFEGGQTPLFRRLPKRGFTNINAKEYAIVNLDQLNVFEDGAEVTPVVLIEAGIVKAEKSGVKILGNGELTKKLTVKAAKFSKSAEGAITAKGGSVEVI from the coding sequence ATGAAACTTCATGAATTGAAACCTGCAGAAGGTTCTCGTAAAGTACGTAACCGCGTTGGTCGTGGTACTTCATCAGGTAACGGTAAAACATCTGGTCGTGGCCAAAAAGGTCAAAAAGCACGTAGCGGTGGCGGTGTACGTCTTGGTTTTGAAGGTGGACAAACTCCATTGTTCCGTCGTCTTCCAAAACGTGGATTCACTAACATCAACGCTAAAGAATACGCAATTGTGAACCTTGACCAATTGAACGTCTTTGAAGATGGTGCTGAAGTAACTCCAGTTGTTCTTATCGAAGCAGGAATTGTTAAAGCTGAGAAATCAGGTGTTAAAATTCTTGGTAACGGTGAGTTGACTAAGAAATTGACTGTGAAAGCAGCTAAATTCTCTAAATCAGCTGAAGGAGCTATCACTGCTAAAGGTGGTTCAGTAGAAGTCATCTAA
- the rplE gene encoding 50S ribosomal protein L5, translating into MANRLKEKYLNEVVPALTEQFNYSSVMAVPKVDKIVLNMGVGEAVSNAKSLEKAAEELALISGQKPLITKAKKSIAGFRLREGVAIGAKVTLRGERMYEFLDKLVSVSLPRVRDFHGVPTKSFDGRGNYTLGVKEQLIFPEINFDDVDKTRGLDIVIVTTANTDEESRALLTGLGMPFAK; encoded by the coding sequence ATGGCAAATCGTTTAAAAGAAAAATATCTTAATGAAGTAGTTCCTGCTTTGACAGAACAATTCAACTACTCATCAGTGATGGCTGTGCCTAAAGTAGATAAGATCGTTTTGAACATGGGTGTTGGTGAAGCTGTATCAAACGCTAAAAGCCTTGAAAAAGCTGCTGAAGAATTGGCACTTATCTCAGGTCAAAAACCACTTATCACTAAAGCTAAAAAATCAATCGCCGGCTTCCGTCTTCGTGAAGGTGTTGCGATCGGTGCAAAAGTTACCCTTCGTGGTGAACGTATGTACGAATTCTTGGATAAATTGGTTTCAGTTTCACTTCCACGTGTACGTGACTTCCATGGTGTTCCAACAAAATCATTTGACGGACGTGGAAACTACACACTTGGTGTGAAAGAACAATTGATTTTCCCAGAAATCAACTTCGATGACGTTGACAAAACTCGTGGTCTTGACATCGTTATCGTAACAACTGCTAACACTGACGAAGAGTCACGTGCATTGCTTACAGGCCTTGGAATGCCTTTTGCAAAATAA
- the rpsS gene encoding 30S ribosomal protein S19: MGRSLKKGPFVDEHLMKKVEAQANDEKKKVIKTWSRRSTIFPSFIGYTIAVYDGRKHVPVYIQEDMVGHKLGEFAPTRTYKGHAADDKKTRRK, encoded by the coding sequence ATGGGACGCAGTCTTAAAAAAGGACCTTTCGTCGATGAGCATTTGATGAAAAAAGTTGAAGCTCAAGCTAACGACGAAAAGAAAAAAGTTATTAAAACTTGGTCACGTCGTTCAACGATCTTCCCAAGTTTCATTGGTTACACTATTGCAGTTTATGACGGACGTAAACACGTACCTGTTTACATCCAAGAAGACATGGTAGGTCACAAACTTGGTGAATTTGCACCGACTCGTACTTACAAAGGTCACGCTGCAGACGACAAGAAAACACGTAGAAAATAA
- a CDS encoding type Z 30S ribosomal protein S14, with protein sequence MAKKSMIAKNKRPAKFSTQAYTRCEKCGRPHSVYRKFKLCRVCFRELAYKGQIPGVTKASW encoded by the coding sequence ATGGCTAAAAAATCAATGATTGCTAAGAACAAACGTCCAGCGAAGTTCTCTACTCAAGCTTATACTCGTTGTGAAAAATGTGGTCGTCCACATTCAGTTTACCGCAAATTTAAACTTTGCCGTGTTTGCTTCCGTGAATTAGCTTACAAAGGACAAATTCCTGGTGTAACAAAAGCATCTTGGTAA
- a CDS encoding adenylate kinase: MNLLIMGLPGAGKGTQAAKIVEQFHVAHISTGDMFRAAMANQTEMGVLAKSYIDKGELVPDEVTNGIVKERLSQDDIKETGFLLDGYPRTIEQAHALDKTLAELGIELEGVINIEVNPDSLLERLSGRIIHRVTGETFHKVFNPPVEYKEEDYYQREDDKPETVKRRLDVNIAQGEPIIAHYRAKDLVHDIEGNQDINDVFSDIEKVLTNLK, translated from the coding sequence ATGAATCTTTTGATTATGGGCTTACCTGGTGCAGGTAAGGGAACTCAAGCAGCAAAAATCGTAGAACAATTCCATGTTGCACATATTTCAACAGGTGATATGTTCCGCGCTGCAATGGCAAATCAAACTGAAATGGGTGTTCTTGCTAAGTCATATATTGACAAGGGTGAATTAGTTCCTGATGAAGTTACAAATGGAATCGTAAAAGAACGTCTTTCACAAGATGATATTAAAGAAACAGGATTCTTGTTGGATGGTTACCCACGTACAATTGAACAAGCTCATGCTTTGGATAAAACTTTGGCTGAACTTGGCATTGAACTAGAAGGTGTTATCAACATTGAAGTAAATCCAGATAGCCTCTTGGAACGTTTGAGTGGCCGTATCATCCACCGCGTAACTGGAGAAACTTTCCACAAGGTCTTTAACCCACCAGTTGAATATAAAGAGGAAGATTACTACCAACGTGAAGATGATAAACCTGAGACAGTAAAACGTCGTTTGGATGTTAATATTGCTCAAGGGGAACCAATCATTGCTCACTACCGTGCCAAAGATTTGGTTCATGACATCGAAGGTAATCAAGATATCAATGATGTCTTCTCAGATATCGAAAAAGTATTGACAAATTTGAAATAA
- the rplX gene encoding 50S ribosomal protein L24, producing the protein MFVKKGDKVRVIAGKDKGTEAVVLTALPKVNKVIVEGVNIVKKHQRPTNELPQGGIIEKEAAIHVSNVQVLDKNGVAGRVGYKFVDGKKVRYNKKSGEVLD; encoded by the coding sequence ATGTTTGTAAAAAAAGGCGACAAAGTTCGCGTAATCGCTGGTAAAGATAAGGGAACAGAAGCTGTTGTCCTTACTGCCCTTCCAAAAGTAAACAAAGTTATCGTTGAAGGTGTTAACATCGTTAAGAAACACCAACGTCCAACTAACGAGCTTCCTCAAGGTGGTATCATCGAGAAAGAAGCAGCTATCCACGTATCAAACGTTCAAGTTTTGGACAAAAATGGTGTAGCTGGTCGTGTTGGTTACAAATTTGTAGACGGTAAAAAAGTTCGCTACAACAAAAAATCAGGCGAAGTGCTTGATTAA
- the rplD gene encoding 50S ribosomal protein L4: MANVTLFDQTGKQAGEVVLNDAIFGIEPNQSVVFDVIISQRASLRQGTHAVKNRSAVSGGGRKPWRQKGTGRARQGSIRSPQWRGGGIVFGPTPRSYAYKLPQKVRRLALKSVYSEKVAENKFVAVDSLEFTAPKTAEFAKVLAALSIDSKVLVILEEGNEFAALSARNLPNVKVATATTASVLDIANSDKLLVTQAAISKIEEVLA, encoded by the coding sequence ATGGCAAATGTAACATTATTCGACCAAACTGGTAAACAAGCGGGCGAAGTTGTTCTTAACGATGCAATCTTTGGTATCGAACCAAACCAATCTGTTGTGTTTGATGTGATCATCAGCCAACGTGCTAGCCTTCGTCAAGGAACTCACGCAGTTAAAAACCGCTCAGCTGTTTCAGGTGGCGGACGCAAACCATGGCGTCAAAAAGGAACTGGACGTGCTCGTCAAGGTTCTATCCGCTCTCCACAATGGCGTGGTGGTGGAATCGTCTTCGGACCAACTCCACGTAGCTATGCGTACAAACTTCCTCAAAAAGTTCGTCGCCTTGCACTTAAATCTGTTTACTCAGAAAAAGTTGCTGAAAATAAATTTGTAGCCGTTGATTCTCTTGAATTTACAGCTCCAAAAACTGCTGAATTTGCAAAAGTTCTTGCAGCTTTGAGCATCGATTCTAAAGTCCTTGTTATTCTTGAAGAAGGAAACGAATTCGCAGCTCTCTCAGCTCGTAACCTTCCAAACGTGAAAGTTGCGACTGCTACAACTGCAAGTGTTCTTGACATCGCAAATAGTGACAAACTTCTTGTTACTCAAGCAGCTATCTCTAAAATCGAGGAGGTTCTTGCATAA
- the rpsE gene encoding 30S ribosomal protein S5, protein MAFKDNAVELEERVVAVNRVTKVVKGGRRLRFAALVVVGDHNGRVGFGTGKAQEVPEAIRKAVDDAKKNLIEVPMVGTTIPHEVLSEFGGAKVLLKPAVEGSGVAAGGAVRAVVELAGVADITSKSLGSNTPINIVRATVEGLKQLKRAEEVAALRGISVSDLA, encoded by the coding sequence ATGGCATTTAAAGACAATGCAGTTGAATTAGAAGAACGCGTAGTTGCTGTCAACCGTGTTACAAAAGTTGTTAAAGGTGGACGTCGTCTTCGTTTCGCAGCTCTTGTTGTTGTTGGTGACCACAACGGTCGCGTAGGATTTGGTACTGGTAAAGCTCAAGAAGTTCCAGAAGCAATCCGTAAAGCAGTAGATGATGCTAAGAAAAACTTGATCGAAGTTCCTATGGTTGGAACAACAATCCCACACGAAGTTCTTTCAGAATTCGGTGGAGCTAAAGTATTGTTGAAACCTGCTGTAGAAGGTTCTGGAGTTGCCGCTGGTGGTGCAGTTCGTGCCGTTGTGGAATTGGCAGGTGTGGCAGATATTACATCTAAATCACTTGGTTCTAACACTCCAATCAACATTGTTCGTGCAACTGTTGAAGGTTTGAAACAATTGAAACGCGCTGAAGAAGTTGCTGCCCTTCGTGGTATCTCAGTTTCTGATTTGGCATAA
- the secY gene encoding preprotein translocase subunit SecY, which yields MFFKLLREALKVKQVRSKIFFTIFIVLVFRIGTSITVPFVNANSLNALSGLSFLNMLSLVSGNALKNFSVFALGVSPYITASIVVQLLQMDILPKFVEWGKQGEVGRRKLNQATRYIALVLAFVQSIGITAGFNTLAGAQLLTTALTPQVFIMIGIILTAGSMIVTWLGEQITDKGYGNGVSMIIFAGIVASIPEMIQGIYVDYFVNVPSSRINSSIIFVIILIITVLLIIYFTTYVQQAEYKIPIQYTKVAQGAPSSSYLPLKVNPAGVIPVIFASSITAAPAAILQFLSATGNDWTWVRTAQEMLATTSPTGIAMYALLIILFTFFYTFVQINPEKAAENLQKSGAYIHGVRPGKGTEEYMSKLLRRLATVGSLFLGVISILPIVAKDIFGLSEAVAFGGTSLLIIISTGIEGIKQLEGYLLKRKYVGFMDRTE from the coding sequence ATGTTTTTTAAATTATTAAGAGAAGCTCTTAAGGTCAAGCAAGTTCGATCAAAAATCTTTTTTACGATTTTTATCGTTTTGGTTTTTCGTATCGGAACTAGTATCACAGTTCCATTTGTCAATGCCAATAGCTTGAACGCCTTAAGTGGCCTATCATTCTTAAACATGTTGAGTTTAGTGTCAGGTAACGCCTTAAAAAACTTTTCGGTTTTTGCACTTGGTGTGAGTCCCTACATTACTGCCTCTATCGTTGTTCAACTCTTGCAAATGGATATTTTACCCAAATTTGTAGAGTGGGGTAAACAAGGGGAAGTAGGTCGAAGAAAATTAAACCAAGCCACACGATATATTGCTCTTGTTCTTGCTTTTGTACAATCTATCGGGATTACAGCTGGTTTTAATACCTTGGCTGGAGCTCAATTGTTAACAACTGCTCTTACTCCACAAGTCTTTATCATGATTGGCATCATTCTAACAGCTGGTAGCATGATTGTGACTTGGTTGGGTGAGCAAATTACAGATAAGGGATACGGTAACGGTGTTTCTATGATTATCTTTGCAGGGATTGTTGCTTCAATCCCAGAGATGATTCAGGGAATCTATGTTGACTATTTTGTCAACGTACCAAGTAGTCGTATCAATTCATCTATTATTTTTGTAATCATATTGATTATCACAGTTTTGTTGATCATTTACTTTACAACCTATGTCCAACAAGCTGAATATAAAATTCCAATCCAATATACAAAGGTTGCGCAAGGAGCACCCTCTAGTTCATACCTTCCTTTGAAGGTCAATCCAGCAGGTGTTATCCCGGTTATCTTTGCAAGTTCCATTACTGCAGCTCCTGCAGCTATCTTGCAGTTTTTAAGTGCTACAGGTAATGATTGGACTTGGGTGCGTACAGCACAAGAAATGCTTGCAACTACATCACCTACTGGTATTGCCATGTATGCTTTATTGATTATTCTCTTTACATTCTTCTATACATTTGTACAGATTAATCCTGAAAAAGCTGCAGAAAACCTACAAAAAAGTGGGGCCTACATCCATGGTGTTCGTCCTGGTAAAGGAACAGAAGAATATATGTCTAAACTTCTTCGTCGTCTCGCAACTGTAGGATCGCTCTTCCTAGGTGTGATTTCAATCTTACCGATTGTAGCAAAAGATATTTTTGGACTTTCAGAAGCAGTTGCTTTTGGAGGAACCAGTCTTTTGATCATTATTTCAACTGGTATTGAAGGAATTAAGCAATTAGAAGGTTACTTATTGAAACGCAAGTATGTTGGTTTCATGGATAGAACAGAATAA
- the rplB gene encoding 50S ribosomal protein L2, whose protein sequence is MGIRVYKPTTNGRRNMTSLDFAEITTSTPEKSLLVALKSKAGRNNNGRITVRHQGGGHKRFYRLVDFKRNKDNVEAVVKTIEYDPNRSANIALVHYTDGVKAYIIAPKGLEVGQRIVSGPEADIKVGNALPLANIPVGTLIHNIELKPGRGGELVRAAGASAQVLGSEGKYVLVRLQSGEVRMILGTCRATVGVVGNEQHGLVNLGKAGRSRWKGIRPTVRGSVMNPNDHPHGGGEGKAPVGRKAPSTPWGKPALGLKTRNKKAKSDKLIVRRRNEK, encoded by the coding sequence GTGGGAATTCGTGTTTATAAACCAACAACAAACGGTCGCCGTAATATGACTTCTTTGGATTTCGCTGAAATCACAACAAGCACTCCTGAAAAATCATTGCTTGTTGCATTGAAGAGCAAGGCTGGTCGTAACAACAACGGTCGTATCACAGTTCGTCACCAAGGTGGTGGACACAAACGTTTCTACCGTTTGGTTGACTTCAAACGTAACAAAGACAACGTTGAAGCAGTTGTTAAAACAATCGAGTACGATCCAAACCGTTCTGCAAACATCGCTCTTGTACACTACACTGACGGTGTGAAAGCATACATCATCGCTCCAAAAGGTCTTGAAGTTGGTCAACGTATCGTTTCAGGGCCAGAAGCAGATATCAAAGTCGGAAACGCTCTTCCACTTGCTAACATCCCAGTTGGTACTTTGATCCACAACATCGAGTTGAAACCAGGTCGTGGTGGTGAATTGGTACGTGCTGCTGGTGCATCTGCTCAAGTATTGGGTTCTGAAGGTAAATACGTTCTTGTTCGTCTTCAATCAGGTGAAGTTCGTATGATTCTTGGAACTTGCCGTGCTACAGTTGGTGTTGTCGGAAACGAACAACATGGACTTGTAAACCTTGGTAAAGCAGGACGTAGCCGTTGGAAAGGTATCCGCCCAACAGTTCGTGGTTCTGTAATGAACCCTAACGATCACCCACACGGTGGTGGTGAAGGTAAAGCACCAGTTGGTCGTAAAGCACCATCTACTCCATGGGGCAAACCTGCTCTTGGTCTTAAAACTCGTAACAAGAAAGCGAAATCTGACAAACTTATCGTTCGTCGTCGCAACGAGAAATAA
- the rpsQ gene encoding 30S ribosomal protein S17 → MERNNRKVLVGRVVSDKMDKTITVVVETKRNHPVYGKRINYSKKYKAHDENNVAKEGDIVRIMETRPLSATKRFRLVEVVEEAVII, encoded by the coding sequence ATGGAACGCAATAATCGTAAAGTTCTTGTTGGACGTGTTGTATCTGACAAAATGGACAAGACAATCACAGTTGTAGTTGAAACAAAACGTAACCACCCAGTCTATGGTAAACGTATTAACTACTCTAAAAAATACAAAGCTCATGATGAAAACAATGTTGCCAAAGAAGGCGATATCGTACGTATCATGGAAACTCGCCCGCTTTCAGCTACAAAACGTTTCCGTCTTGTAGAAGTTGTTGAAGAAGCGGTCATCATCTAA
- the rpmD gene encoding 50S ribosomal protein L30, which yields MAQIKITLTKSPIGRIPSQRKTVVALGLGKLNSSVIKEDNAAIRGMITAVSHLVTVEEVN from the coding sequence ATGGCTCAAATTAAAATTACTTTGACTAAGTCTCCAATCGGACGCATTCCATCACAACGTAAAACTGTTGTAGCACTTGGACTTGGCAAATTGAACAGCTCTGTTATTAAAGAAGATAACGCTGCTATCCGTGGTATGATCACTGCTGTATCTCACTTGGTAACAGTTGAAGAAGTAAACTAA
- the rplF gene encoding 50S ribosomal protein L6, translating into MSRIGNKVIVLPAGVELTNNDNVVTVKGPKGELTREFSKDIEIRVEGTEVTLHRPNDSKEMKTIHGTTRALLNNMVVGVSEGFKKELEMRGVGYRAQLQGSKLVLAVGKSHPDEVEAPEGITFELPNPTTIVVSGISKEVVGQTAAYVRSLRSPEPYKGKGIRYVGEFVRRKEGKTGK; encoded by the coding sequence ATGTCACGTATTGGTAATAAAGTTATCGTGTTGCCTGCTGGTGTTGAACTCACTAACAATGACAACGTTGTAACTGTAAAAGGACCTAAAGGAGAACTTACTCGTGAGTTCTCAAAAGATATTGAAATCCGTGTGGAAGGTACTGAAGTAACTCTTCACCGTCCAAACGATTCAAAAGAAATGAAAACTATCCACGGAACTACTCGCGCCCTTTTGAACAACATGGTTGTTGGTGTATCAGAAGGATTCAAGAAAGAACTTGAAATGCGCGGGGTTGGTTACCGTGCACAACTTCAAGGATCTAAACTTGTTTTGGCTGTTGGTAAATCTCATCCAGATGAAGTTGAAGCTCCAGAAGGAATTACTTTTGAACTTCCAAACCCAACAACAATCGTTGTTAGCGGAATTTCAAAAGAAGTAGTTGGTCAAACAGCTGCTTACGTACGTAGCCTTCGTTCACCAGAACCATATAAAGGTAAAGGTATCCGTTACGTTGGTGAATTCGTTCGCCGTAAAGAAGGTAAAACAGGTAAATAA
- the rpmC gene encoding 50S ribosomal protein L29: MKLNEVKEFVKELRGLSQEELAKRENELKKELFELRFQAATGQLEQTARLKEVKKQIARIKTVQSEAK; the protein is encoded by the coding sequence ATGAAACTTAATGAAGTAAAAGAATTTGTTAAAGAACTTCGTGGTCTTTCTCAAGAAGAACTCGCGAAGCGCGAAAACGAATTGAAAAAAGAATTGTTTGAACTTCGTTTCCAAGCTGCTACTGGTCAATTGGAACAAACAGCTCGCTTGAAAGAAGTTAAAAAACAAATCGCTCGTATCAAAACAGTTCAATCTGAAGCGAAATAA
- the rplP gene encoding 50S ribosomal protein L16, producing MLVPKRVKHRREFRGKMRGEAKGGKEVAFGEYGLQATTSHWITNRQIEAARIAMTRYMKRGGKVWIKIFPHKSYTAKAIGVRMGSGKGAPEGWVAPVKRGKVMFEIAGVSEEIAREALRLASHKLPVKCKFVKREAE from the coding sequence ATGTTAGTACCTAAACGTGTTAAACACCGTCGTGAATTCCGTGGAAAAATGCGCGGTGAAGCAAAAGGTGGAAAAGAAGTAGCATTCGGTGAATACGGTCTTCAAGCTACAACTAGCCACTGGATCACTAACCGCCAAATCGAAGCTGCTCGTATCGCCATGACTCGTTACATGAAACGTGGTGGTAAAGTTTGGATTAAAATCTTCCCACACAAATCATACACTGCTAAAGCTATCGGTGTGCGTATGGGATCTGGTAAAGGGGCACCTGAAGGTTGGGTAGCACCAGTTAAACGTGGTAAAGTGATGTTCGAAATTGCTGGTGTATCTGAAGAGATTGCACGCGAAGCGCTTCGTCTTGCTAGCCACAAATTGCCAGTTAAATGTAAATTCGTAAAACGTGAAGCAGAATAA
- the rpsC gene encoding 30S ribosomal protein S3: MGQKVHPIGMRVGIIRDWDAKWYAEKEYADYLHEDLAIRKFVQKELADAAVSTIEIERAVNKVNVSLHTAKPGMVIGKGGANVDALRAKLNKLTGKQVHINIIEIKQPDLDAHLVGEGIARQLEQRVAFRRAQKQAIQRAMRAGAKGIKTQVSGRLNGADIARAEGYSEGTVPLHTLRADIDYAWEEADTTYGKLGVKVWIYRGEVLPARKNTKGGK; this comes from the coding sequence GTGGGTCAAAAAGTACATCCAATTGGTATGCGTGTCGGCATCATCCGTGATTGGGATGCCAAATGGTATGCTGAAAAAGAATACGCGGATTACCTTCATGAAGATCTTGCAATCCGTAAATTCGTTCAAAAAGAACTTGCTGACGCAGCAGTTTCAACTATCGAAATCGAACGCGCAGTAAACAAAGTTAACGTTTCACTTCACACTGCTAAACCAGGTATGGTTATCGGTAAAGGTGGTGCTAACGTTGATGCACTCCGTGCAAAACTTAACAAATTGACTGGAAAACAAGTACACATCAACATCATCGAAATCAAACAACCTGATTTGGATGCTCACCTTGTAGGTGAAGGAATTGCTCGTCAATTGGAGCAACGTGTTGCTTTCCGTCGTGCACAAAAACAAGCAATCCAACGTGCAATGCGTGCTGGAGCTAAAGGAATCAAAACTCAAGTATCAGGTCGTTTGAACGGTGCAGATATCGCCCGTGCTGAAGGATACTCTGAAGGAACTGTTCCACTTCACACACTTCGTGCAGATATCGATTACGCTTGGGAAGAAGCAGATACTACATACGGTAAACTTGGTGTTAAAGTATGGATCTACCGTGGTGAAGTTCTTCCAGCTCGCAAAAACACTAAAGGAGGTAAATAA
- the rplV gene encoding 50S ribosomal protein L22, translated as MAEITSAKAMARTVRVSPRKSRLVLDNIRGKSVADAIAILTFTPNKAAEIILKVLNSAVANAENNFGLDKANLVVSEAFANEGPTMKRFRPRAKGSASPINKRTAHITVAVAEK; from the coding sequence ATGGCAGAAATTACTTCAGCTAAAGCAATGGCTCGTACAGTACGTGTTTCACCTCGTAAATCACGTCTTGTTCTTGATAACATCCGTGGTAAAAGCGTAGCCGATGCAATCGCAATCTTGACATTCACTCCAAACAAAGCCGCTGAAATCATCTTGAAAGTTTTGAACTCAGCTGTAGCTAACGCTGAAAACAACTTTGGTTTGGATAAAGCTAACTTGGTAGTATCTGAAGCATTCGCAAACGAAGGACCAACTATGAAACGTTTCCGTCCACGTGCGAAAGGTTCAGCTTCACCAATCAACAAACGTACAGCTCACATCACTGTAGCTGTTGCAGAAAAATAA